In Salvelinus fontinalis isolate EN_2023a chromosome 37, ASM2944872v1, whole genome shotgun sequence, the genomic stretch agtctctcagtcgcAGCTTtggtgcacctgtactgaccttctcctgacaccacactcccgagggccctcacctcctccctgtaggccgtctcgtcgttgttggtaatcaagcctaccactgtagtgtcgtctgcaaacttgatgattgagttggaggcatgcatggccacgcagtcatggatgaacagggagtacaggagagggctgagaacgcacccttgtggggccccagtgttgaggatcagcggggtggagatgttgtttcctacccttaccacccgggggcggcccgtcagaaagtccaggacccagttgcacaggtcggagttgagacccagggtctcgagcttaatgacgggtttggagggtactatggtgataaattgctgagctgtaatcgatgaacagcattcttacataggtattcctcttgtccagatgggttagggcagtgtgcagtgtgattacGTCGTCgttggacctattggggcggtaagcaaattggagtaggtttagggtgtcaggtagggtgcaggtgatatgatccttgactagtctctcaaagcacttcatgatgacggaagtgagtgctacggggcgatagttgatagttaccttagcttttttgggaacaggaacaatggtggccctcttgaagcatgtgggaacagcagactgggatagggattgattgaatatgtcctaaACAcaccagttggtctgcgcatgctctgaggacgcgactagggatgccatctgggccggcagccttgcgagggttaacacatttaaatgttttactcaccttggctgcagtgaaggagagcccgtagGTTTTGGTAGCgcgccatgtcagtggcactgtattgtcctcaaaactAGCAaataagttgtttagtttgtctgggagcaagacatcggtgtccacgacggggctggttttctttctgtaatccgtgatttcctgtagaccctgccacatacctctcgtgtctgagccattgaattgcgactctactttgtctctatactgacgcttagcttgtttgattgccttgcagagggaatagctatactgtttgtattcggtcatgtttccagttgctttgccatgattaaaagcagtggttcgcgctttaaGTTTTGCACGAAGGCTGCCATaaatccacggtttctggatggggaaggttttaatagtcaccgtgggtaccCTGCACCTTTGAGAGTGAAATGGGCCTTTTTTTGTACAGGTCGTGGGTCTATTTGCATCCTAAACTGTTTAAACACATTCTGAAAGATCATCGCCAAGTAcgccagtggttctcaaacctctcatCAGGACACAAAGCCGTTCCATATAGGCTACTTGAACTACTCAAAGcttgcacacctgattcaacttgtcaactgaTCATCAAGACCTTTAATATGTGAATCATATGAGCTAGTGTAGCAGCCTGAAGTGTCTCCACTTGGGCTGCCCAAAGCTAGCTTTGCAGTGGCACGAATGGGTAAGATGCTTCTGGAGGGCATGTTTGTGAGGCAGAGGTGTTGGGTTTAAGCTGAATCAAGAGGTAGCGGTACGCTAAGCAAGCAGCATGGCATCCTTTACACTAGTTCAGGCCTACAACATAATTGTGAAACATCTGGGAGTACCAAAGGAGAGGTTTGAAACCCACTGATGTATGCACAAGACCATTTGAAATGTATTATGAAGCAAATAACAGGTTGTTTTTAAATCAGAGCTTGCTTTATAGAGAATTTCCAACACTCCATAGTTCATATACATTACATACATTACACACCGGAGTCAACATGCATGCCGCCTCTCCATCCCCCCACACAAAGTCAATACTTCCTCCTCATTAACTGGACCATGTCTTGGTTGTGTTGAGGTGACTTAGATGATCCGCAACATATTTATGTTCTGGAAACTTTTGAAACTTGGTCTCCTTAATTTTGAGCCAGTTCTGTGCTCGGCGCTCAGCGGCGTGTCCTCGCTCCTGCTCTGTGGTCATGTACGGTCGGGAGATCCAATACTCATTCTCTGCCTCGCGTTCCAGGTGCACCAGCATGTTGCGTTTCATCTGCCAGGTGATGGCACGCGGCCTGCGGTACTTCCCGATCCACTGCTTCCCAGAGATGCCTTTCCTCAGCAGGGCCATGGTGAGGAACATTGTGAAGGATGGTGGTTCTTCTCAGCAAGCCGTGGATTTATAGGCTGCAAACATGATAGAAACAGAGAAAAATGTGGGTATTGGCTCCATCTTACAGGAGAGGAACATtgatcactagctaggtggtagTGGCAAAACAATGGAGGGAATTTCATCATTGGAATAAAATGTAATTCCCCCTGAAATGttatcattaaaaaaaatatgaattaaGAAGTTACATTTTATAATTTAacgtgagtcatttagcaggttCTGGCTTACAGTAGTGAGTTTTCTAATGGACGTATAATATGGTTATTTTCGTatagccacacggga encodes the following:
- the LOC129835983 gene encoding ribosomal protein 63, mitochondrial-like: MFLTMALLRKGISGKQWIGKYRRPRAITWQMKRNMLVHLEREAENEYWISRPYMTTEQERGHAAERRAQNWLKIKETKFQKFPEHKYVADHLSHLNTTKTWSS